A region from the Lycium barbarum isolate Lr01 chromosome 8, ASM1917538v2, whole genome shotgun sequence genome encodes:
- the LOC132607654 gene encoding uncharacterized protein LOC132607654, translating to MTDTGSKFHSALSITNVKSLVPFTLDIENGPYHSWVALFKVQARVHNLMHHIIPPTEATAKAKIDVLQAADPEFYDRLDAAVLQWIYGTISPELLQVILVKDDTATKAWQRLEAIFQDNKGSRATHLE from the coding sequence ATGACTGACACAGGATCAAAGTTTCACTCTGCCCTCTCCATAACCAATGTCAAATCTCTCGTTCCTTTCACATTGGACATTGAAAATGGTCCATATCATTCATGGGTGGCGTTATTTAAGGTGCAAGCCCGAGTGCATAACCTGATGCATCACATTATCCCCCCTACAGAGGCCACGGCTAAGGCCAAAATTGATGTCTTACAGGCAGCTGATCCTGAATTCTATGATCGTCTTGATGCGGCAGTCTTACAGTGGATATATGGTACGATCTCTCCTGAATTACTTCAAGTCATATTGGTGAAGGATGATACCGCGACGAAAGCCTGGCAGAGGTTGGAGGCCATCTTTCAAGACAACAAGGGTTCCAGGGCAACCCATCTCGAGTAA
- the LOC132607655 gene encoding uncharacterized mitochondrial protein AtMg00810-like: MALLSAEFAMKDLGPLSYFLGIVITRNADDLFLSQKQYAEEILERAGMSLSSPSPTLVDTKSKLSASKDAPFDDPTKYCQLAGALQYLTFTRPDISYAVQQVCLHMHDPRNEHMAALKRILRYIQGSIDFGLHLYKSTVSSLVSYIDADWGGCPDTRRSTSGYCVFLGDNLISWSSKRQPTLSHSSAEAEYRGVANVVSESCWIRNLLLELHCPIQKATLVYCDNVSATYLSGNPVQHQRTKHIEMDIHFVREKVARGKIHVYKNGISNEYFGFVGRVDVSRFMYSEI; the protein is encoded by the exons ATGGCACTCTTAAGTGCCGAGTTTGCCATGAAAGACCTTGGTCCACTAAGCTATTTCTTGGGTATTGTTATTACTCGTAATGCAGATGACTTATTTTTATCACAGAAGCAGTATGCCGAAGAAATCCTGGAACGGGCAGGTATGTCACTCAGTAGCCCGTCTCCTACACTTGTTGACACGAAGTCGAAGCTAAGTGCCTCGAAAGATGCACCATTTGATGATCCGACTAAGTATTGTCAGCTTGCTGGGGCTttgcagtaccttacattcacTAGACCAGATATCTCTTATGCCGTCCAACAGGTGTGTCTCCACATGCATGACCCTCGTAATGAACATATGGCTGCTCTTAAGCGTATTCTACGCTACATTCAGGGGTCTATCGATTTTGGTTTGCATCTCTATAAGTCTACTGTCAGCAGCTTAGTCTCCTATatagatgcagattggggtggctgCCCGGATACCAGACGCTCCACCTCTGGCTATTGTGTCTTCCTCGGTgacaacttgatttcttggtcctCAAAACGTCAGCCTACACTCTCTCATTCtagtgccgaggccgaatacaggggagttgctaatgttgtctccgaaTCCTGCTGGATCAGGAATTTACTCCTTGAGCTACATTGCCCGATCCAAAAGGCGACACTTgtttattgtgacaatgtgagtgcgaCATACTTATCAGGTAACCCGGTACAACATCAGCGCACTAAACACATTGAAATGGACATACACTTTGTTCGCGAAAAAGTTGCCCGTGGCAag ATTCATGTGTACAAAAATGGTATTTCAAACGAGTACTTTGGGTTCGTGGGGAGAGTGGATGTGAGTCGCTTCATGTATTCTGAAATATGA